A single region of the Apodemus sylvaticus chromosome 7, mApoSyl1.1, whole genome shotgun sequence genome encodes:
- the Chrna3 gene encoding neuronal acetylcholine receptor subunit alpha-3: MGPVLLPPPLSTLMRVLLLLPVVSASEAEHRLFQYLFEDYNEIIRPVANVSHPVTIQFEVSMSQLVKVDEVNQIMETNLWLKQIWNDYKLKWKPSDYQGVEFMRVPAEKIWKPDIVLYNNADGDFQVDDKTKALLKYTGEVTWIPPAIFKSSCKIDVTYFPFDYQNCTMKFGSWSYDKAKIDLVLIGSSMNLKDYWESGEWAIIKAPGYKHEIKYNCCEEIYQDITYSLYIRRLPLFYTINLIIPCLLISFLTVLVFYLPSDCGEKVTLCISVLLSLTVFLLVITETIPSTSLVIPLIGEYLLFTMIFVTLSIVITVFVLNVHYRTPTTHTMPTWVKAVFLNLLPRVMFMTRPTSAEGDAPKARTFSGAELSNLNCFSRADSKRCKEGYPCQDGACSYCHHRRVKISNFNANLTRSSSSESVDAVLSLSALSPEIKEAIQSVKYIAENMKAQNVAKEIQDDWKYVAMVIDRIFLWVFILVCILGTAGLFLQPLMARDDT, translated from the exons ATGGGTCCTGTGCTCCTCCCGCCGCCGCTGTCCACGCTAATGCGGGTGCTGCTGCTTCTGCCAG TGGTCAGCGCCTCAGAAGCTGAGCACCGCCTGTTCCAGTACCTGTTCGAAGATTACAACGAGATCATCCGGCCAGTGGCTAACGTGTCCCATCCAGTCACCATCCAGTTTGAGGTGTCCATGTCTCAGCTGGTGAAAGTG GATGAAGTAAACCAGATCATGGAAACCAACCTGTGGCTGAAGCAA ATCTGGAATGACTACAAGCTGAAATGGAAACCCTCTGACTACCAAGGGGTGGAGTTCATGCGTGTCCCTGCAGAGAAGATCTGGAAACCAGACATCGTGCTGTACAACAA CGCTGATGGGGATTTCCAAGTGGATGACAAGACCAAAGCTCTCCTCAAGTACACAGGAGAAGTCACCTGGATCCCTCCCGCCATCTTTAAGAGCTCTTGCAAAATCGATGTGACCTATTTCCCCTTCGACTACCAAAACTGCACCATGAAGTTCGGCTCCTGGTCCTATGACAAGGCGAAGATCGACCTGGTCCTCATTGGCTCCTCAATGAACCTTAAGGACTACTGGGAAAGTGGCGAGTGGGCCATCATTAAAGCCCCAGGCTACAAACATGAGATCAAGTACAACTGCTGTGAGGAGATCTACCAAGACATCACGTACTCACTGTACATCCGCCGCCTGCCGCTCTTCTACACCATCAACCTCATCATCCCCTGCCTGCTCATCTCCTTCCTCACCGTGCTCGTCTTCTACCTGCCCTCCGACTGTGGGGAGAAGGTGACGCTCTGCATCTCCGTGCTCCTCTCCCTGACCGTCTTTCTCCTAGTGATCACCGAGACCATCCCTTCCACCTCGCTGGTCATCCCCCTGATCGGGGAGTACCTCCTCTTCACTATGATTTTTGTCACCTTGTCCATTGTCATCACAGTCTTTGTGCTCAATGTGCACTACAGAACTCCGACCACACACACGATGCCCACTTGGGTCAAGGCCGTGTTCTTGAACCTGCTCCCCAGGGTCATGTTTATGACTAGGCCGACCAGCGCCGAGGGAGACGCTCCGAAGGCGAGGACCTTCTCCGGGGCTGAGCTCTCAAACCTGAACTGCTTCAGCCGTGCAGACTCCAAACGCTGCAAGGAAGGCTACCCCTGCCAAGATGGGGCCTGCAGCTACTGCCACCACCGGAGGGTAAAAATCTCAAATTTCAATGCCAACCTCACAAGAAGCTCCAGTTCTGAGTCTGTCGATGCTGTGTTGtccctctctgctctgtcacCTGAAATCAAAGAAGCCATCCAAAGTGTGAAGTATATTGCCGAAAATATGAAAGCACAGAATGTAGCCAAAGAG attcaAGATGATTGGAAGTATGTTGCCATGGTGATTGATCGTATCTTTCTCTGGGTGTTCATCCTGGTGTGCATTTTAGGAACAGCAGGATTATTTCTGCAACCCTTGATGGCCAGAGATGACACATAA